The Streptomyces pactum genome contains a region encoding:
- a CDS encoding amino acid permease, with translation MPASRVKSPHLLVAESGADREGHGLKRTMGLFQLVCFGVGAIVGTGIFVGLSDSVAEAGPAVVVSFVLAAVTCVFTAFAFAELGGAIPVSGSSYSFAYAGLGERTAFLVGWCLLLEYGVSVSAVAVGWSQYVNELLDSALGVQLPHALSAGPGDGGAVNLPAVIVIALACVLLVRGVRESARATAAMAVLKLAVLVAFCAVGFLAFEDGNLSPFSPAGLGGIGAGTTAAFFSYIGFDAITTAGEEAKNPRRDIPIAILVCIGLVTLLYCAVAVAAIGAVGGDAVGDRPAALSYVVNEVTGSTVGGGVVAFGAVVAIASVVLAVMYGQTRILMSMSRDGLIPRVFEKVSPRTATPVAGTLVVGVVFALPAAFAPLDAVVNLCTIGTLATMAAVNVSVITLRRREPGLARTFRVPLYPVTPLLGVGFCLYLIYETGAATWLQFAVFLVVGLLVYAAYGRRHSRLARAGAEVTPEGDAERVPRGA, from the coding sequence GGCCACGGCCTCAAGCGCACGATGGGGCTGTTCCAACTCGTCTGCTTCGGCGTCGGCGCGATCGTCGGCACCGGCATCTTCGTCGGTCTGTCCGACTCGGTCGCCGAGGCCGGCCCGGCCGTCGTCGTCTCCTTCGTGCTGGCCGCCGTCACCTGCGTCTTCACCGCGTTCGCCTTCGCCGAGCTGGGCGGCGCGATCCCGGTCTCCGGCTCCTCGTACTCCTTCGCCTACGCCGGACTCGGCGAGCGCACCGCCTTCCTGGTCGGCTGGTGCCTGCTCCTGGAGTACGGCGTGTCCGTCTCCGCGGTCGCGGTCGGCTGGAGCCAGTACGTCAACGAACTGCTCGACAGCGCCCTCGGTGTCCAGTTGCCGCACGCGCTCTCCGCGGGCCCCGGCGACGGCGGCGCGGTCAACCTGCCCGCGGTGATCGTCATCGCCCTGGCCTGCGTGCTGCTGGTGCGCGGGGTGCGGGAGAGCGCCCGGGCCACGGCCGCGATGGCCGTCCTCAAGCTGGCCGTCCTGGTCGCCTTCTGCGCCGTCGGCTTCCTCGCCTTCGAGGACGGCAACCTCAGCCCGTTCTCCCCGGCCGGCCTCGGCGGGATCGGCGCCGGCACCACGGCCGCCTTCTTCTCGTACATCGGCTTCGACGCGATCACCACGGCCGGCGAGGAGGCCAAGAACCCGCGCCGGGACATCCCCATCGCGATCCTGGTCTGCATCGGCCTGGTCACCCTGCTGTACTGCGCGGTCGCCGTCGCGGCGATCGGTGCCGTCGGCGGCGACGCGGTCGGCGACCGGCCCGCCGCGCTGTCGTACGTCGTGAACGAGGTCACCGGCTCCACGGTCGGCGGCGGCGTGGTCGCCTTCGGCGCGGTCGTCGCCATCGCCTCGGTGGTGCTCGCCGTGATGTACGGCCAGACCCGCATCCTGATGTCCATGTCCCGCGACGGTCTGATCCCGCGCGTCTTCGAGAAGGTCTCGCCGCGCACCGCGACCCCCGTCGCCGGCACGCTCGTCGTCGGCGTGGTCTTCGCCCTCCCGGCGGCCTTCGCCCCGCTGGACGCGGTGGTCAACCTGTGCACCATCGGCACGCTGGCCACCATGGCCGCCGTGAACGTCTCGGTGATCACGCTGCGCCGCCGCGAGCCGGGCCTCGCCCGCACCTTCCGGGTGCCGCTCTACCCGGTGACGCCGCTGCTCGGGGTCGGTTTCTGCCTGTACCTGATCTACGAGACGGGTGCGGCGACCTGGCTCCAGTTCGCGGTGTTCCTCGTCGTGGGCCTGCTGGTGTACGCGGCCTACGGGCGCCGGCACTCCCGCCTCGCCCGGGCCGGCGCGGAGGTCACGCCGGAGGGCGACGCTGAGCGGGTACCGCGGGGAGCCTGA